One window of Pyrus communis chromosome 12, drPyrComm1.1, whole genome shotgun sequence genomic DNA carries:
- the LOC137710826 gene encoding uncharacterized protein, translating into MRSESNMKVENMKARTSQPSATVAFSNSFLLGFVLVLFSAIGFCTHSSAHYSTLQAGTSDSNYDGGGSNISAFSRFNKYIMQSYYEKYENLFDSDFEDFVAQELPFGLCEVLPHDLSFVVRPPILHRNLIGRGSHRHLTSSIRVNIKPEPMYELPTHHCELIIIERLPSGVFADPFELQHLLQRGAYSAIAVFGDANLELPSFLSNRTAVEVHMDIGHNFLLRHDKESNINIELPLHARYPPLDESGYWEVKFGVPDLFMRCSIEGTSQNQSCLYKMPEINGSELGYAKLVWKIPSGMKAHAGIVSTLTFVAALISAIAIAATSIFHSGVASGKHLKES; encoded by the exons ATGAGATCTGAATCTAACATGAAAGTAGAAAACATGAAGGCAAGAACATCCCAGCCATCAGCCACTGTTGCCTTCTCCAATTCCTTCCTTCTGGGATTTGTCTTGGTACTCTTCTCCGCCATTGGTTTCTGCACACATTCTTCTGCACATTATTCAACTCTTCAG gcaGGAACGTCTGATTCAAACTATGATGGTGGTGGCTCTAATATTAGTGCCTTTTCTAGATTCAACAAGTATATTATGCAGTCTTACtacgaaaaatatgaaaacttgTTCGATTCAGATTTCGAAGATTTTGTAGCACAAGAGCTTCCTTTTGGTTTGTGTGAGGTGCTGCCACATGATCTGAGTTTTGTTGTTAGACCCCCAATCTTGCACCGCAATTTGATAGGCAGAGGTTCGCATCGTCATCTCACCTCATCCATTAGAGTTAACATCAAACCAGAGCCCATGTATGAGCTACCAACTCACCATTGTGAGCTCATAATCATTGAGAGACTGCCATCTGGGGTATTTGCGGATCCATTTGAGCTTCAACATCTCCTTCAGCGTGGTG CATATAGCGCTATAGCTGTGTTTGGAGATGCGAATTTGGAACTGCCTTCATTTCTTTCCAATCGTACCGCTGTTGAGGTTCACATGGATATTGGTCATAATTTCTTGCTGAGGCACGACAAAGAGTCTAACATCAACATAGAGCTTCCATTGCATGCACGATATCCA CCTCTAGATGAAAGCGGCTATTGGGAAGTCAAATTTGGTGTGCCGGATTTGTTCATGCGTTGTAGCATCGAGGGAACTTCACAAAATCAAAGCTGTTTGTATAAGATGCCAGAGATCAATGGTTCTGAATTAGGATACGCTAAACTTGTCTGGAAAATCCCTTCTGGGATGAAGGCACATGCTGGAATCGTATCCACTCTCACGTTCGTTGCAGCCTTAATTTCGGCTATTGCAATTGCTGCTACATCCATTTTTCATTCAGGCGTCGCCTCCGGCAAACATTTGAAAGAATCTTAA